In Terriglobales bacterium, the sequence CAGCGCATACACGGCCGCCAGTGTCCAGGCGCTGGCCGAGAGACATCTCCGGTACTTGGAAATGTTGTGCATGCTTTTGCTTTGCGACCAAGGTCTTAGGGACGGAATCCCACCCTTGCACAGACCGTCACCCCAGACGTTCTTTGGCCTCCGGTACAGCTAATGGTAGGGGACGTCGGCGAAAACCATTAGATGACCTTGGTCACTTCGCTACCGGCAAAGTATTGGACAGACAGCGGAATGCCCCAATCAGAGGACACAACACCTGGCAAACGCCTGCTCTTCCGCAGCCTGCGGAGAGGCAGTTTTGGGGCTGTGGTCAGTGACCTAAGTCACATAGGGCGATGAGGAATCCGTCCCACCGAGTGACATTGAATATTGGCCAGAACGTTGCGCCTTGCCTTGAAGATGCACGCTCTGAAACCGGGCGCTTTTTGCTCGCCCGTGCAGTGGCTGAGTACAATCCGTGCCTTGAAAAAGGTGCTTCGGGAGATGTTTGGAATCTGCTCGTTACAGGAGCGTACGTGAAAAACCTTTGCGTGTTGCTTGTCATGATTGTTGTGGCTAGCGTTTCCCTGTCGGCGCAGGCTGGTTCGAAAAATGAAGCCCCACAAATCCCCCGGCGCCACATCAACTTGCCCAAGCTAGTGCAGGCGCCGTTCAGCGATGGCGTGCTGGTGGGGAACACGCTTTACGTCGCGGGCCGCATCGGTCTTGATCCCAAGACTGGCAAGCCGCCGGAAGATGTGGAACAGGAAGCGCGCAACGTTCTCGATGGCATCAAGTCCGTGCTCGGTGAAGCTGGCATGACTATGGACGACCTGGTTTGGGTCCAGGTGTTCTGTCCGGATCTCTCGCTGTATGGCAAATTCAATGACGTGTACAAAACCTATTTCAGCAATGACTATCCGGCACGCGCCTTTGTCGGTTCCGGTCCGCTGCTGCGCGGCGGACATTTCGAAGTCAACGGCATTGCCGTGAAGCGGTGAGCAGCAGCAGTTCCGGCCAGTCAGAAACCCTGCTGCTGCTCAGAGAAATGAGGCTTGTGATTTCATGAATTCCTCTAGCGCCGGCAAGCGGAGCAGTAACCTCCCACTTCCAGGCGCGCAACCACGATACGGAAGGCGCAATCGCGTTCCAGTTGTTGCTTCAGAGAATCGAAGGTTTCGCTGACAAACTCGGTGATCTTGCCGCAGCGCAGGCAGGTCATATGAATGTGGTCGCGCCCAAGCTTGCGCTCGTAATAGTGCTTTTCGCCATTCATGTGCATGAGATCGAGCTCGTCGATCATTCCCTGGCGTTTCAGAAGATGCAGCGTACGGTAGACGGTGCTGCGGTCCACCGAGGCGTCGAGTCTCTGCGCTTTGCGCAGGATCTGGCTGGCGTCGAGATGGCGGTTGGCAGTTTCGATGACGCTGAGAATGGCGCGCCGCTGCTGGGTCATGCGAATGCCGCGCTCGGCGAGCAGGGCCTGCAGGCGGCCGGGGATCTCAGTTTGAGGGAGGGGCATAGGCGATCCTTCCGGTTTTGCAACTGATCGCAATCAAAACGCGACAGAATCTCGGGTCCGCGTATTGACAGGCGAAGAGCGGCGAAAGTATTCTGAGTTTGTCCCTAATTGCGACTCAGTCGCAATTAACTCCCGCCCCATCCGAGGAAGACATCCACAGGCGGAAGCTGGAGTTTAGATCAGTTGCGACTGATTCGCAAGTAGTTTTTGGGCGCAAGTTACTTGCGACTCGTTCGCAACGAATTTCTGGCGCATCAAGAAAAGGATATCTTGTTCATTCGCTCTAATCGCAGGTCAGTTTGCTTAGGGGCGGCGATTTGTCTGCTGGTATTGGCTGCGCCGGCACAGGAAGCCTACTTCATCACTTACACCCACCAGATGGAAGAGCCCGGCAACCTGGAAATCGCGGCCAAGAACGTGGCTGGATTCCCGCAGGGAGGCAACTCGTTTCTGGCTACCGCGCTGGAACTGGAATACGGCGTGAAGGCGTGGTGGACTTCGGAGCTTTACCTGGATGGTCAGACGACCAGTGGCGAGAGCACCCTGTTCACGGGTTTTCGCTGGGAAAACCGCTTCCGGCCGCTGCTGCGCGAGCACCGCGTAAATCCTGTGCTGTACGCGGAATTTGAAAATATCAATTCCGCCGACAAAACGCTGCTGGAAGTGGTAGGGCATGATGGCCGCGAGGATTTTCTCGAACGCAACGACCGCAGCGAGAAAGAACGCGAACTCGAGCTGAAGCTGATTCTCTCCAGTAACGTGCGCGGCTGGAATTTCGCGGAGAATTTCATTGCTGAGAAAAACCTCAGCAATTTCCCCTGGGAGTTCGGCTACGCGCTGGGCGTGAGCCGGCCGCTAGCACTTACGGCGAGCCCGAAGCGCTGCAGCCTGTGCCGGGAAAATTTCGATCTCGGGGCGGAGATGTATGGGGGTCTGGGGGACACGGCCAGCCTGGGCCTGCATGATACTTCGCATTACCTGGCGCCGATCGTGAACTGGCGACTTCCCACTGGTCCGAGCCTGAAGATCTCGCCGGGATTCGGCCTGAACGATTACAGCCATGGCTTTCTGTTGCGCTTTGCCGTCTCGTACGAGATCAACCAGGTGGGTTCCTGGCTGAGGGGGCGGTGATGCGGAGATCGGTGAAATTCTGGGTGGTCTTGCCGCTCGTGCTCAGCTGTGTCGGCCTGCTTTTTGCGGGAGCCGGCGATGGGCTCTGGCGTGGAAAAGTGCCCGAAAGAGATAAGGGGCGAGCCAATCCCTTCGCCGAGAACACGGAAGCCGCAATGGCGGGCGGGAAACTCTTCGAGCAGAACTGCGCGAGCTGTCATGGCAAAGATGCCGAGGGCAAAGGGAAGAAGCCACCTCTGCGCTCTGAGCGAGTGCGCGAAGCGACTCCGGGTGAACTGGAGTGGCTGCTGACGAACGGCAACATGAAAAACGGAATGCCATCGTGGGCGCGTTTACCGGAACCGCAGCGCTGGCAGATTGTGACGTATTTGAAATCGCTACAGAGCCCGCCGGGGCAGTGAGGAGTCCATTGTTTGCAGAGCGCATCGAGTCCGCGCAACGGTCTTTACGACTCTGGAGTGCTGTGCGATCAAGAGGGCAGAAAACGCAAGATCCTTCGACTCCGCGCCCGCGACCCGCGAAATGCGCGGGTCGGAAGCGCAAGACGGGCGCGTCGCTCAGGATGACATACCGGGATTCTCTCACTTAAAAAAGAAGGCCGCCTCCTTGCAAGCGGCCTTCGCTCACGCCCCGTCCATGGTTCAGCTTTTCATGGTTCGTCTGCTTCGGTCAGTTCCGGGCCGACGGCGGTCAGGGTTCCAAACAGGCCGTCGGTCTCACCGTTGATGCCCGCAGTAAAGAACAAAGTGTTGTACGGACCCGCGGCCGGCGGCGCCGGGGGATTGCCGACAAGAGTGCCATTATTGTTACCGAATCCGATCGCCCACAGTCCTGGGATGCTGAACGTGGAGCCGTCTTCGTTGAGGATGTTTCCGCGGAAATGACCGGTGAACGGGCTGAAGGCAGCGATATTGCCTCCGCCGAATTGGCCGATCAGCAGGCTGTGGCTGAATTCACCGAATTCGCCGGGAGCCAGGGCAATGCCCCAGGGCGCGTTCATCCAGAGACCGTGTTGGAGGCGCAGCAGTAATCTTCCAGTTGTGCTGAAGACATCGACGAAGCCTAGTCCTGCACCATCCACCTCGTCATGTTTGTCGGGAAGCTGCTGCTTGGCAAATGAAACGATGATGTTCCTGCCGATAGCCTGCACGTTAAAGGGGGCATAACCCCCGGGCAGGCGTTCATCCTCAAAAGCATCTCCAAGAAATTTCACCGGCTTGAAGTTGGTGTCATACACCTCGACTCTGCCGGAGTGGAAATTCGCCGCATAGAGGTAGTGCTGACCGTTGGCCTCAGCAAGTGTCAGGCCCTTGTAGACTGCATTTTTCTTGGCCACCACCTGGATAGAGTTCAAAGGATCAACCGTGGGATTCCAACCCGAAATGGTTCCGTCTTCAGTGGCAAAGAAGAAAACCCCGGGCGCGGGCTTGCCAGCATTAGGCCCGCTGACCGCAATGCCGACTGAAAAGTCCGATGTTCCGTTGAACACCGTGCCGGTTGGAGTCGAGCTGCCCGTTGGCGGAATATTGACGACGAATTGCACCAGCTGCCCGTTGACCATTCTCTGGACGATCGAGCCATTGCCGTTTCCGTTATAGAGGGTTGAAGTGCCAGTGCCGTTGTTCGCCACCCACCAGGGACTGGTGGCGCTGCGGGTGAGTCCCCAGGGATTGACCAGGTGGGAATCGAGAAGATTGGGAGCAGGCCCGGGCGGCGCTTTGCTGGGATTTGGATTTCCGACCAGATTCACCTGGTGATAGTGTTGAGCGGTAGCAAGAGTGGGGAGCAACAAAAGGCTGAGGCCCAGAAGCGACACAAATGCCAATCGAATGCCGAACTTCATATGTCTTCTCCTTCGCTGCTTCTTCAGGACACAGGACATCCTGACTATGGGTAGCTGGTTCTCCTTCCGCAAGAGGGGCATTGAGAGGGGACCGATTGGGACAAACGGTAGTCCATCCGTGGCGAGCGCTTGTCACATCTCTTTCTGGAATTTGTAAACACTTCGTCAACAACACGTGACATCAGGAGTGATTTGAAATCGACCTGGGACGAAAAGACGAAGGCCGCCCGATTTCAGGCGGCCTGCGCTCCTGCCGTTTAATGCTCAGGGGTTACGGTTCATCCTCCTCATTGAGTTCTGTGATGACCGGAGTTAGAGTGCCGAACAAGCCGTCGTTCTCGTCGTTAGGGCCGGCATTGAAGAAGAGAGTGTTGAATGGGCCCGCGCCCGGCGGAACTGGCGGGTTTCCACTGAGAGTACCGTTATTGTTGCCGAAGGCGATCGCCCAAAGGCCCGGAATGCTGAAGGAGGCGCCGTCTTCGTGGAGGATGTTTCCGCGAAAGTGTCCGGTGAAGGGACTGAAAGCGGCGATATTGCCGCCACCGTTCTGCCCGATCAGCAGACTGTGACTGAACTCGCCGAAGTCGCCGGGAGCCAGAGCAATACCCCAGGGTGCATTCAGCCACGGGCCATGCTCTAAGCGCAGCAGCAGTTGTCCAGTGGTGCTGAAGACATCGACGAAGCCCAAGCCTGCCCCGCGTACCTCGTCCTCTTTGTCGTCATCTTGCTTTGCCCAGGCCACCACGATGTTCCGGCCCACGGCTTGCACATTGAAAGGCCCATAGCCTTTGGGCACGCGGTCATCCTCAAAAGCATCGCCGAAGAATTTCACCTGGGTAAACTTGGTGTCATAGACTTCGATCTTGCCCGAGTGAAAATTGGCGGCGTAGAGATAGTGCTGTCCGTTGGCCTCAGCGAGAGTGAGACCCTTGTAAATGGCATTCTTTTTGGGGCCTACCACTTGAATGGCATTGGTGGGATCCACTGTAGGATTCCAGCCGGCGATGGTTCCGTTTTCGGTGGCGAAGAAGAAGACCCCCGGAACCGGCTTGCCGGCATTAGGTCCGGTCACCGCAATCCCTACCGGAAAATCAGGGGTGCCGTTGAATACAGTCCCAGTCGGGTTCGAGCCGGACGGTGGAATAGTGACTACGAGCTTGGAGATGGAGCCATCGTTCCCGTCAAACAGAGTTGAGACTCCAGCGTGATTATCCGCGACCCACCAGGTGCTGTTAGAGCTGCGCGTCAGACCCCAGGGATTGAACAGGTGGGGCTCAGTCTTGACTGGATTGCCTCCCGGCGGAGGTTGTGTGGGATTGGGATTTCCAATGAGATTAGTCTGCTGATAGTGCTGCGCCAGTGCGAGGCCCGGCAGCAATAGCAAAGCCAGGCCAAAAAGAGTGGCTGACGACCGTCGAATAGCGAACTTCATACGTTCTCCTCTCACTGCTTTATGCAGGACACAAAGACTCATGGGTTAGGGGTGGATCTTGTCCTTCACGAAAATGAAGGCCTGTTCAGGGGAGGCAGATCAAAACGTAAAGCATCGGCCGGAGATGGGTGTCATGCGGTCATCAGCAGTTCGTAAAAGTGCATGAACAATGCAAGCCGGTTGTAACAAGAAAATCTGATCTGAATGCCGAATGCGGTGTGAGAGAAGCGTGGCAGTTAGG encodes:
- a CDS encoding Rid family hydrolase, with amino-acid sequence MKNLCVLLVMIVVASVSLSAQAGSKNEAPQIPRRHINLPKLVQAPFSDGVLVGNTLYVAGRIGLDPKTGKPPEDVEQEARNVLDGIKSVLGEAGMTMDDLVWVQVFCPDLSLYGKFNDVYKTYFSNDYPARAFVGSGPLLRGGHFEVNGIAVKR
- a CDS encoding cytochrome c, giving the protein MRRSVKFWVVLPLVLSCVGLLFAGAGDGLWRGKVPERDKGRANPFAENTEAAMAGGKLFEQNCASCHGKDAEGKGKKPPLRSERVREATPGELEWLLTNGNMKNGMPSWARLPEPQRWQIVTYLKSLQSPPGQ
- a CDS encoding TIGR03118 family protein, with product MKFGIRLAFVSLLGLSLLLLPTLATAQHYHQVNLVGNPNPSKAPPGPAPNLLDSHLVNPWGLTRSATSPWWVANNGTGTSTLYNGNGNGSIVQRMVNGQLVQFVVNIPPTGSSTPTGTVFNGTSDFSVGIAVSGPNAGKPAPGVFFFATEDGTISGWNPTVDPLNSIQVVAKKNAVYKGLTLAEANGQHYLYAANFHSGRVEVYDTNFKPVKFLGDAFEDERLPGGYAPFNVQAIGRNIIVSFAKQQLPDKHDEVDGAGLGFVDVFSTTGRLLLRLQHGLWMNAPWGIALAPGEFGEFSHSLLIGQFGGGNIAAFSPFTGHFRGNILNEDGSTFSIPGLWAIGFGNNNGTLVGNPPAPPAAGPYNTLFFTAGINGETDGLFGTLTAVGPELTEADEP
- a CDS encoding TIGR03118 family protein → MKFAIRRSSATLFGLALLLLPGLALAQHYQQTNLIGNPNPTQPPPGGNPVKTEPHLFNPWGLTRSSNSTWWVADNHAGVSTLFDGNDGSISKLVVTIPPSGSNPTGTVFNGTPDFPVGIAVTGPNAGKPVPGVFFFATENGTIAGWNPTVDPTNAIQVVGPKKNAIYKGLTLAEANGQHYLYAANFHSGKIEVYDTKFTQVKFFGDAFEDDRVPKGYGPFNVQAVGRNIVVAWAKQDDDKEDEVRGAGLGFVDVFSTTGQLLLRLEHGPWLNAPWGIALAPGDFGEFSHSLLIGQNGGGNIAAFSPFTGHFRGNILHEDGASFSIPGLWAIAFGNNNGTLSGNPPVPPGAGPFNTLFFNAGPNDENDGLFGTLTPVITELNEEDEP
- a CDS encoding transcriptional repressor translates to MPLPQTEIPGRLQALLAERGIRMTQQRRAILSVIETANRHLDASQILRKAQRLDASVDRSTVYRTLHLLKRQGMIDELDLMHMNGEKHYYERKLGRDHIHMTCLRCGKITEFVSETFDSLKQQLERDCAFRIVVARLEVGGYCSACRR